CCCAAAAAACCCTACAACTACAAGGATATTTGGTTCTCAAACAAAAAGTACGACGGCGACGACAGcaacaaaagaaaatacagaTCTAAAAACAATGTAGAAGCCTAAGAGGCCCTAATGCCCCATTTCAAAACATATTGTACGAGGTCACTTATCTCATCTTCGTTAATACATCCATCTGTTGAAGTATTAGGTGTATAGACAGTGGAATGTACAATTGGATGCCAGCTAAGCTAAGTTAGTGGAAGGTTTAGTTTGTCAAGTAGGTGTGTTAGTTGCTAACTTGTTTGTATATATACACGGTTAGTATATAGTGTTTGTAACAAAAAATAACAGAAAATGAAGAAACGTTCTTCTCCATTAGCGTGTAACCGATTCTCCTTCATTCTCAGCTTAGCAGCTCAGATTAGATCTAGGATTTCATCATAGTATCAGAGCTTGTATTTATGAATCACGCTTCGTTATCAATTATCTTGATCTAAGCTGGCTCAGTGTTTGTATTTTGATAAATTCTTCGATATCTTCGAAGTTAGGGCTAATTCGAACAATTAGCAGTTTCTTCTCCGTTTTTTTTGCTTCTTCATCTGAGCTCGAGTGCCTCATTAACAATGGCGGTCGAGAATGAAGAAATTGACACAAGCATAGGAGCTGCTGGCGGTAGCTCAACTTGAATTGATTAACATCATCCCCTGTTTCTTTAGCCATGTGATACTCCACGTAGTTCTCTGATTTCAGTCAAATTAACTAGACCTGAAAACTATACAATGTGGAGTAGTGCAATGCGTGTTAGTTTACTAGGAAAAAGTAAGCTAGGGTTTATGGGTGGTAGATATCCTAAGGAGAAATTCGATGCGTCTCTTCATGAATTGTGGAAAAAATGCAATGCAATAGTTCTCTCTTAGATTATGAACTTAGTAAGTGCTGAATTATTGAGTGGTATGGTGTATGCCTCGAGTGCTCACAAGGTTTGGATGGATCTCAAGGAGAAATTTGATAAAGTGAATGGTTCTCATGTGTTATATCTTCATAAGCAGATTGCTACATTAACCCAAAGGATATCATCTGTGTCTACTTCTTCAAGCTGAAAGAATTCTGGGCAGAATTCGATGCTCTTATGCCCTGCCCTAGGTGTGGTTGTGATGAATCAAAAAAATATGTTGAACATTTCCAGTATCAAAGGTTACTACAGTTCTTATGGGGATAAATGAATCCTATTCTCAGTCAAGCAATCAGATTTTGAACATGTTGTATATTCCTTCCATTAACAAAGCCTATGCTATGATCATATCTTAGGAAAGCAGAAGATCTATGTGCCATTCATCACAGGTCTCTGAAGTTACTTAAGGCATTGCCTTGTTTAGTAGAAAAACCACAGGAATACCAAATAACAATACTAGTATGTTCAGTGGTAAAGGGTACAATAATGCCACAGGAAATTATACTCATACTCGAGGACTCAACAACAATTATCCTAGTGGATATAGTTATACTGGAGGAAGCAATTACAGGTCCAAGAAGAATACTATGTACTGTGACTACTGCAACTTTAAAGGGCATACTAGGGAGACATGTTATAAACTAAATGGATATCCTCTAGACTTTATGACCAAGAAAAACAACTGCTACAAGGAACAATCAAACTTTTATAGCTAATTTTGCAGGTACCTCACAAGTTCAACAAGGTGCAATGCCTGGACAGGGGACTCATAATGTGATGCTCAATATTCCACACTTTATTCAAGAACAGTACCGTCAGATAATTCAGCTACTGGGAAAAGAAAGTGAGGGGAACAACTCAACTATAACTACACCATTGCCAGCAGGTATGACATCTTGTGTAGTGACTCCAGAAGTGTTGGCTAAGTGGATAGTGGATTCAGGTGCCTCGAGTTATATGGTACACAGTCTTAGCTTATTAGTTAATCCTAAGAGGTTGAATAATGGTAAGAATGGTACAGTTCAACTTCCTACAGGAAATGCTGCTTCCTTAAGTCACATAGGATCAACTTATATTAACCAGGGCCAAACAATTAGTAATGTACTTCATATACTTGACTTCAACTACAATCTTTTATATGTCTCAAAGCTAACAAAGGAGATGAGATGGGCAGTGATGTTCTTTCCTGAATTTTGCATTTTTCAGGAACTCTCCAGTGGACAGGTGAAGGGGATTGGTAGAGAAGATGATGGTCTTTATATTTTCTATTCTGCAGGGGTCAATACAACTGACATTCAAGCTGTAGTTCCCAGACCAATTCCTAGGCTATCAACTCAAAAGAACTTACCTACTGTTAATATGATCACTAAGAATAGAATAAAGGATGTTGCCTTATGGCATAAGAGGTTCGGACATGTGCTTACAAAGACCTTGAAAACCATGGTTTGATTTCAGAATCACAATTACAAGAATTCTGATGACACTTGCATTATATGCACTTTGCAAGACAAACCAGGCTACCCTTTCCTTTAAGTACTACTGATGTTTGCTTTCATACATTACATGGTGATGTATGGGGACCCTATAAAGTTTCTACTTATGATGGAAAGAAGTATTTTTTAACTCTTGTAGATGACTATTCTCGATATACTTGAATATTTCTGCTGCCTACCAAATCAGAAGTGATTGTTGTCCTTAGATCTTTTATTTATATGATTCAGAATATCTATTCAGCATATGTGAAAGTTTTTCGATCAGATAATGGCAGTGAATTTCTCAACTCTCAAGTAGCTAAGTTGCTAGAGACTAAAGGCATAATTCACCAGAGTTCTTGCATATATATACTCCACAACAGAATGAAGTAGCTGAGAGAAGGCACATGTATATTTTGGAAGTGGCTAGATCACTGAGGTTTCAAGCTTTTGTACCTCTCAAATTCTAGGGTGGGTGTGTCACCAATGTTGTGTATATTATAAATAGGCTACCTTCAACAACCCttcaaggtaagtctctttttgAAGCTTTAATTGGTCATGTTTCTCCTTTGGACAATATGAGAGTGTTTGGATGTCTAGGATATGTAACTGATGTGAGAAGATCAGATAAGTTTGCTCCTAGAGCTGTTCCAGCTGTATTTCTAGGCTATTCTATGACACAAAAGGGCTACAAAATGTATAATCTTCTCTCAAAAGGCTTTACTGTCAGTAGAGATGTGATTTTCAAAGAAGATATCTTCCTTTTCAAATATGCCTCTAGTACTATCTCCTCTATGTTTCCTTGCTAGATCTCAATAATCCTATTATTTTCTCTGAGAACAAGTTACCTCCATATCATGTTGCACCTAATGTTGCATCACCAGATGATGCAcctcctcacaatcactcagagAGTGACACCTTTGCACTCTATGAGGATGATGTAGAGTCTTATGTTGATCCTCTTGCTCATTCAGTAGTCATCCCTGCTGAGCCAATATTTTCTATATTGGCTA
This region of Nicotiana tomentosiformis chromosome 4, ASM39032v3, whole genome shotgun sequence genomic DNA includes:
- the LOC104120443 gene encoding uncharacterized protein, which produces MAVENEEIDTSIGAAGDCYINPKDIICVYFFKLKEFWAEFDALMPCPRCGCDESKKYVEHFQYQRKAEDLCAIHHRSLKLLKALPCLVEKPQEYQITILVCSVVKGTIMPQEIILILEDSTTIILVDIVILEEAITGTSQVQQGAMPGQGTHNVMLNIPHFIQEQYRQIIQLLGKESEGNNSTITTPLPAGMTSCVVTPEVLAKWIVDSGASSYMVHSLSLLVNPKRLNNGKNGTVQLPTGNAASLSHIGSTYINQGQTISNVLHILDFNYNLLYVSKLTKEMRWAVMFFPEFCIFQELSSGQVKGIGREDDGLYIFYSAGVNTTDIQAVVPRPIPRLSTQKNLPTVNMITKNRIKDVALWHKRFGHVLTKTLKTMNIYSAYVKVFRSDNGSEFLNSQGGCVTNVVYIINRLPSTTLQGKSLFEALIGHVSPLDNMRVFGCLGYVTDVRRSDKFAPRAVPAYYLLYVSLLDLNNPIIFSENKLPPYHVAPNVASPDDAPPHNHSESDTFALYEDDVESYVDPLAHSVVIPAEPIFSILAIAELVASRRSSRDSRPPIWLKDYMYHCLAAAIARTDLTVTILVTGENVSV